Proteins found in one Exiguobacterium sp. 9-2 genomic segment:
- a CDS encoding beta-class carbonic anhydrase has translation MSVVQEMLAFNERFVAEKQYEQFVSDKFPDKKVVILTCMDARLTELLPHALGLKNGDAKIIKNAGAILSHPFGSVMRSILVALYALGAEEVVVIGHHDCGMSTIDPKHMISEMKDRGIDQQILHTLEVSGVDLNQWLRGFTSVQESVAHSVSLVKNHPLLPPGTNVHGLVIDPGTGKLDVVDC, from the coding sequence ATGTCAGTTGTACAGGAAATGTTAGCTTTCAACGAGCGATTCGTCGCCGAAAAACAGTATGAGCAGTTCGTCTCGGATAAGTTCCCGGACAAAAAGGTCGTCATCCTGACGTGTATGGATGCCCGCCTAACGGAACTTCTTCCACATGCACTCGGCCTTAAGAACGGGGATGCGAAGATCATCAAAAATGCCGGTGCTATCCTATCGCACCCATTCGGTTCTGTCATGCGTTCGATTCTCGTCGCATTGTATGCACTGGGTGCTGAAGAAGTCGTCGTCATCGGTCACCACGACTGCGGCATGAGCACGATTGATCCTAAACATATGATCAGCGAAATGAAGGATCGAGGTATCGACCAACAGATTCTTCACACGCTTGAAGTATCAGGTGTTGATTTAAATCAATGGTTGCGTGGCTTTACGTCAGTTCAGGAGAGTGTCGCCCACTCCGTCAGTCTCGTGAAGAACCACCCCTTACTGCCACCTGGTACGAATGTCCACGGACTCGTCATCGATCCAGGGACCGGTAAACTCGACGTCGTCGATTGCTGA
- the adhE gene encoding bifunctional acetaldehyde-CoA/alcohol dehydrogenase — MAVKEKTKSTVTPVEQAIGQIVEKGQCALQELLTFDQEKIDTIVRDMALAGLERHVELARLATEETGRGVFEDKMIKNIFATEYIYNSLRHEKTVGILEEDVQNGITYIAEPVGVVCGVTPVTNPTSTTMFKALIAIKTRNPIIFAFHPSAQRCSVEAAKTLRDAAIKAGAPKDCIQWVEEPSLEATKVLMNHENIAMVLATGGAGMVKSAYSTGKPALGVGPGNVPCYIEQSAKVKRAVSDLVLSKTFDNGMICASEQAVIVDQEIYATVRAEMEALGCYFCTPEEKQRLESLVIKTDTCAVNADIVGKPATWIAEKAGIDVPETTVMLVAELEHVGAAEPLSHEKLSPVLGAYRVASTEEAFSIAEQMLEIGGLGHTAVIHTTNDDLMTAFGLRMKACRILVNSPSAHGGIGDLYNELTPSLTLGCGSYGKNSVSENVTAKHLLNVKKVARRRVNMQWFKVPEKIYFEKNSVQYLRSMTDVSRVMIVTDPTMVQFGYADKVIQNLPQSVSYRIFDQVEPDPSVTTVQTGAQAMRDFKPDLIIALGGGSAMDAAKGMWLFYEQPNETFSNLRQKFLDIRKRAYQFPALGRQAKFVAIPTTSGTGSEVTPFTVITDKEKNVKYPIADYALTPDVAIVDPEFVMTVPASITADTGMDVLTHATEAYVSVLANDYTDGLALKAIKMIFDYLPRAYENGSDAEAREKVHNASTMAGMAFANAFLGINHSIAHKIGGEFHTPHGRTNAILMPHVIRYNASRPTKLAAFPKYESFVADERYADIARYLGLPAATTEQGVESLIQAVADLGQRLNIKMSFKAQGIQKADFEAKLDKMAVDAFEDQCTTANPKMPLVAELRTIMEQAYEGI, encoded by the coding sequence ATGGCTGTGAAAGAAAAAACAAAATCGACAGTAACGCCGGTCGAACAAGCAATTGGACAAATTGTTGAAAAAGGACAATGTGCATTACAGGAGTTATTGACATTCGATCAAGAAAAAATTGATACGATCGTCCGTGATATGGCACTTGCCGGACTTGAACGGCACGTCGAACTCGCTCGTCTCGCAACAGAAGAGACAGGGCGCGGTGTCTTTGAAGATAAGATGATTAAAAATATATTTGCGACAGAATACATCTACAACAGTCTACGTCATGAAAAAACGGTCGGGATTCTGGAAGAAGATGTCCAAAACGGCATCACATATATCGCTGAACCGGTCGGTGTCGTCTGTGGTGTCACACCAGTCACCAACCCAACGTCAACGACGATGTTCAAAGCATTGATTGCGATCAAGACACGTAACCCGATCATCTTCGCGTTCCACCCGTCGGCACAACGGTGTTCCGTCGAAGCGGCGAAAACACTTCGCGATGCAGCCATCAAAGCTGGGGCGCCGAAAGACTGCATTCAATGGGTCGAAGAACCATCACTTGAAGCAACGAAAGTCTTGATGAACCATGAAAACATCGCCATGGTCCTGGCAACAGGTGGTGCAGGAATGGTCAAATCAGCGTATTCAACAGGTAAACCGGCACTCGGTGTTGGACCAGGGAACGTTCCTTGCTACATTGAACAATCAGCAAAAGTCAAACGGGCAGTCAGCGATCTCGTTCTCTCAAAAACGTTTGATAATGGGATGATTTGTGCGTCTGAGCAAGCCGTCATCGTTGACCAAGAAATATATGCAACGGTCCGTGCAGAAATGGAAGCACTCGGTTGTTACTTCTGTACACCGGAAGAAAAACAACGCCTCGAATCACTCGTCATCAAAACCGATACATGTGCCGTCAACGCGGACATCGTCGGGAAACCTGCGACATGGATTGCAGAAAAAGCTGGGATCGATGTTCCGGAAACGACGGTCATGCTCGTCGCGGAACTCGAGCACGTCGGGGCAGCAGAACCACTGTCTCATGAAAAACTCAGTCCCGTACTCGGTGCGTACCGCGTTGCATCAACCGAAGAAGCTTTTTCGATTGCTGAACAGATGCTTGAAATCGGGGGTCTCGGTCATACCGCCGTCATTCATACGACAAACGATGATTTGATGACAGCGTTCGGACTCCGCATGAAAGCCTGCCGGATTCTCGTCAACAGTCCATCTGCTCATGGCGGAATCGGTGATCTTTATAACGAGTTGACACCATCACTGACACTCGGTTGCGGATCATACGGGAAAAACTCTGTTTCTGAAAACGTGACAGCGAAACATTTACTCAACGTCAAGAAGGTGGCGAGACGACGCGTGAACATGCAATGGTTCAAGGTACCAGAAAAAATCTACTTCGAAAAGAACTCCGTTCAGTACTTGCGGTCGATGACAGACGTCTCACGCGTCATGATTGTCACCGATCCAACGATGGTGCAATTCGGATATGCCGATAAAGTGATTCAAAACTTGCCACAGTCCGTCAGTTACCGAATCTTCGACCAAGTCGAACCAGATCCATCGGTGACGACTGTTCAGACGGGTGCCCAAGCCATGCGTGACTTCAAACCCGACTTGATCATCGCTCTTGGTGGTGGGTCAGCGATGGATGCTGCAAAAGGAATGTGGCTCTTCTATGAACAGCCAAACGAAACGTTTTCGAACTTACGTCAAAAATTTCTCGATATCCGCAAACGGGCGTATCAATTCCCAGCACTCGGTCGTCAAGCGAAGTTCGTCGCGATCCCGACGACATCGGGTACGGGTTCAGAAGTGACACCGTTCACCGTCATCACGGATAAAGAGAAAAACGTCAAATACCCGATTGCTGACTATGCCTTGACACCCGACGTCGCGATCGTTGATCCGGAATTCGTCATGACTGTACCGGCTTCGATTACTGCTGATACCGGAATGGACGTCTTGACTCATGCAACAGAAGCATACGTATCGGTTCTTGCGAACGACTACACGGATGGACTGGCACTCAAAGCAATCAAGATGATCTTTGACTACTTGCCACGAGCGTACGAGAACGGATCTGACGCAGAAGCTCGGGAAAAAGTGCACAATGCGTCAACGATGGCAGGGATGGCTTTCGCGAACGCCTTCCTCGGAATCAACCACTCGATCGCGCACAAAATCGGTGGGGAATTCCACACGCCACACGGACGGACGAACGCGATCCTGATGCCACACGTCATTCGTTATAATGCGTCACGCCCAACGAAACTGGCAGCATTCCCAAAATACGAATCATTCGTCGCCGATGAACGGTATGCCGACATCGCACGTTACCTCGGTCTTCCGGCAGCAACGACAGAACAAGGGGTCGAATCACTTATTCAAGCAGTTGCCGATCTTGGACAACGTCTCAACATCAAGATGTCATTCAAGGCGCAAGGTATTCAAAAAGCAGACTTTGAGGCAAAACTCGATAAGATGGCAGTCGATGCTTTCGAAGATCAATGTACGACAGCGAATCCAAAGATGCCGCTTGTCGCTGAATTACGGACGATCATGGAACAAGCATACGAAGGCATCTAA
- a CDS encoding bifunctional 2',3'-cyclic-nucleotide 2'-phosphodiesterase/3'-nucleotidase gives MKKATKLVIASTLIAPMLVPVVQVKTLAADNSVVKLRFLETTDLHTNSMNYDYFKDAQDETIGLVKAATVIKQQQTEVGVTNSFLFDNGDTLQGTPFGDYVKNQYDKGNKGKHPMYELMEYLGYDAVTLGNHEFNFGLDFLKSAMSASSGSIKFVNSNVLDAVTKKPIVADYNKDGKDYQIIERQVKDQNGDMKTVKVGVFGVVTPQIMAWDAGNLTGKVTAEDIVPTAKATAKKLKDAGADVVVALAHTGIGDTVDQKDGDENVGYALTKVADIDVLMTGHQHGKFPAADSAFNKLPNVDATNGLINGKPVVMANTQGKNVGVIDLQLKQVDGKWVVDTSGAKLADVTKDTTADAGAVKLIEKAHEGTLAYIRQEVGTINDDIQSFFALAQDDDSVQFVTNAQKWYVEKQLKENADLAKYKDLPLLSAGAPFKTGGRNQVNASDYTLIKKGPIALKNVADLYVYPNTLEVVKVTGADVKDWLEMSAGQFNQVGGEQTELLNKEFRSYNFDILDGLTYEIDITKPAKFDYNGGVANKDASRVQNIKYQGKAITDDQEFLVATNNYRAGSATFPGLGGGKNIVYKSAYETRNVISDFIKAKQPVDYKADDNWSLVASKPMTVSFDSAAAAAPYVKRYEGITNTGVTRPGETGTFLKFNMNVPMKDFTVSAKAVKPGAKVVTGQAVPGATVTVKLGDKVLGTATANEAGQYEVVTRPLKLRDQLTIVSELSFMKTETNVTVGTGVVATPAIDKKSAVYGSTILRGKATEGLDVTLYKGSTKIAKAKTTASGFKIAVKNGLTTGTYTVKSTDISNKITKKASFTIKNTYPVKKWSGKKTLTGKVEKRQIVRLYQKTESGYQLIAQDVADQHGNYVLKMRKALTNGSYKLNIYTAKDHLDQSRYFITK, from the coding sequence ATGAAAAAAGCTACAAAACTTGTCATCGCATCGACATTGATCGCACCGATGCTCGTACCAGTCGTTCAAGTCAAGACACTTGCTGCCGACAACAGTGTCGTCAAGTTACGCTTCTTAGAAACAACGGATTTACATACGAACTCAATGAACTACGATTATTTCAAGGATGCACAGGACGAGACGATCGGTCTTGTCAAAGCCGCTACAGTCATCAAACAGCAACAAACGGAAGTGGGCGTAACGAATAGCTTCTTGTTTGATAACGGGGATACTCTTCAAGGAACGCCGTTTGGTGATTACGTGAAAAATCAGTACGACAAAGGAAACAAAGGCAAACATCCGATGTACGAATTGATGGAATACCTTGGTTATGATGCAGTCACGCTCGGAAACCATGAGTTCAACTTCGGTCTTGATTTCCTTAAGTCAGCGATGAGTGCTTCGAGCGGTTCAATCAAGTTCGTCAACTCGAACGTATTGGATGCCGTTACGAAAAAGCCAATCGTCGCGGACTACAACAAAGATGGAAAAGACTATCAAATCATCGAACGTCAGGTCAAAGACCAGAACGGTGACATGAAAACAGTCAAGGTGGGTGTGTTCGGAGTCGTCACGCCACAAATCATGGCATGGGATGCGGGGAACCTGACGGGGAAAGTCACAGCAGAGGATATCGTCCCAACTGCTAAAGCAACAGCGAAGAAATTAAAAGATGCAGGCGCAGACGTCGTCGTCGCGCTCGCACATACAGGTATTGGGGATACTGTGGATCAAAAAGATGGCGATGAGAATGTCGGTTACGCGTTGACGAAAGTCGCAGACATCGATGTTTTGATGACAGGTCACCAGCACGGCAAATTCCCGGCAGCCGATTCGGCGTTTAATAAACTACCAAACGTTGATGCAACGAACGGCTTGATCAATGGCAAGCCGGTCGTCATGGCGAACACGCAAGGGAAAAACGTCGGTGTCATCGATCTTCAATTGAAGCAAGTTGACGGGAAATGGGTCGTTGATACATCTGGCGCTAAATTAGCGGACGTGACGAAAGACACGACAGCAGATGCAGGTGCAGTCAAATTGATTGAAAAAGCGCATGAAGGAACACTCGCTTATATTCGTCAAGAAGTCGGAACGATCAATGATGATATCCAGAGCTTCTTCGCTCTTGCACAAGATGATGATTCAGTTCAGTTCGTGACGAACGCTCAAAAATGGTATGTCGAGAAACAACTCAAAGAAAATGCGGATCTTGCGAAATATAAAGATCTCCCGTTGTTATCAGCAGGTGCACCATTCAAAACAGGTGGTCGTAACCAAGTCAACGCATCCGATTACACATTGATCAAAAAGGGACCGATCGCACTGAAGAACGTTGCCGATCTCTATGTTTATCCGAATACACTCGAAGTCGTCAAAGTAACAGGTGCTGACGTTAAAGATTGGCTCGAGATGTCTGCCGGTCAATTCAACCAAGTCGGCGGTGAGCAGACAGAGTTGTTGAACAAAGAATTCCGGAGCTACAACTTCGATATCCTCGATGGACTGACATATGAAATCGACATCACGAAACCGGCGAAATTCGATTATAACGGTGGTGTCGCCAATAAAGATGCAAGTCGTGTTCAAAACATCAAATATCAAGGAAAAGCCATCACAGACGATCAAGAATTCCTCGTTGCGACGAACAACTATCGCGCTGGTAGTGCGACGTTCCCAGGTCTTGGCGGCGGAAAGAACATCGTCTACAAATCGGCTTACGAAACACGTAACGTCATCTCGGACTTCATCAAAGCGAAACAACCGGTCGATTATAAAGCGGACGACAACTGGTCACTCGTCGCAAGCAAACCGATGACGGTCAGCTTTGATTCAGCGGCTGCAGCTGCACCGTACGTCAAGCGGTATGAAGGCATCACGAATACAGGTGTAACACGTCCGGGCGAGACAGGTACGTTCCTTAAATTCAACATGAATGTGCCGATGAAAGACTTCACGGTCTCGGCAAAAGCAGTTAAACCAGGTGCGAAAGTCGTTACTGGTCAAGCCGTTCCGGGCGCAACAGTCACGGTCAAACTCGGTGATAAAGTCCTTGGAACAGCAACAGCAAACGAAGCGGGTCAATATGAAGTCGTGACACGTCCGCTTAAATTGCGTGATCAGTTGACGATTGTCTCAGAACTCAGCTTCATGAAGACAGAAACGAACGTCACGGTCGGAACAGGTGTCGTTGCGACACCGGCGATCGATAAAAAATCAGCAGTTTACGGATCAACTATCCTCCGCGGTAAAGCAACGGAAGGTCTTGACGTGACGCTCTATAAAGGATCAACGAAAATCGCGAAAGCGAAAACGACGGCAAGCGGCTTCAAGATTGCGGTCAAAAATGGTCTAACGACAGGTACGTACACGGTCAAGTCGACAGACATCTCGAACAAGATCACGAAAAAGGCGTCGTTCACGATCAAGAACACGTATCCGGTCAAAAAATGGTCAGGCAAAAAGACGTTGACAGGTAAAGTCGAAAAACGACAAATCGTCCGCCTCTACCAAAAAACAGAGTCTGGTTATCAATTGATCGCTCAAGACGTGGCGGATCAGCACGGGAACTATGTCTTGAAGATGCGTAAGGCATTGACGAACGGCTCGTACAAACTCAACATCTATACAGCGAAAGATCATCTCGATCAGTCACGCTACTTCATCACGAAGTAA
- a CDS encoding LysR family transcriptional regulator, which yields MELLHLNYFRHVAEELNVTRAAERLFISQPALSATIKKLERELNTILFHRKGRTISLTDNGRLLLQSVEKIEHELTRVQERMVRNDASTKTPLSLASSHGRFIQLILREFLLPQTAPLFNSDILSNREILSGLLHQEFHFSISFMELKHPLITSEPIVEEEIVITYPASYSEKEAITALYTDATETAFLFPSHNKDYNRFIQLKMAELNIYADTTHYIDDVSLQLALRQQRYFSFVPVSVCREMGLPFITDDVFTVKSRLYMSHATDQLTVEQAIMYERIKLFLLSQRAYLIK from the coding sequence ATGGAACTCTTACATTTAAATTATTTCCGTCACGTCGCGGAGGAATTGAACGTGACGCGTGCTGCCGAACGATTATTCATCAGCCAACCTGCCCTTAGTGCGACGATCAAGAAACTCGAGCGTGAATTGAACACGATATTATTTCATCGAAAAGGCAGAACGATCAGTTTGACTGACAATGGTCGACTGTTACTTCAGTCTGTCGAAAAAATCGAACACGAGTTGACACGTGTTCAGGAACGAATGGTACGAAACGATGCATCAACGAAAACACCACTCAGTCTTGCCAGTTCACATGGTCGTTTCATCCAATTGATTCTACGGGAGTTTCTTCTTCCACAAACTGCTCCCTTGTTCAACTCGGACATCCTCTCGAACCGTGAAATCCTGAGCGGTCTCCTTCATCAAGAATTCCATTTCTCAATCAGCTTCATGGAACTCAAACATCCGCTCATTACGAGTGAACCAATCGTGGAAGAGGAGATCGTCATCACCTACCCTGCTTCCTATTCAGAGAAAGAAGCGATTACAGCACTCTATACGGATGCAACGGAGACTGCCTTTTTGTTTCCCTCTCACAATAAGGACTACAACCGCTTCATCCAATTGAAGATGGCGGAACTGAACATCTATGCCGATACCACGCACTACATCGATGATGTCTCACTTCAGCTCGCCTTACGCCAGCAACGGTATTTCAGCTTCGTTCCTGTTTCCGTTTGTCGGGAGATGGGACTTCCCTTCATTACGGACGATGTATTTACAGTAAAGTCACGACTCTACATGTCGCATGCGACGGATCAATTGACGGTCGAACAAGCAATCATGTACGAACGCATTAAACTGTTTCTACTTTCGCAACGCGCATATCTAATCAAATAA
- a CDS encoding ketopantoate reductase family protein: MKIGIYGAGSLGTIMGAYLSQQYAGVDLIDTNRAHIEALNTTGAHVIGPDLTQAVHAIHPDDITETYDIILLLTKQVYNEPVLAKVRTILKEDGILVSLQNGVPEEFIQQQIPSERIIAGSVEFGATYVGPGESRLTSDYEHFKTYAMQIGELDGKKTDRIIQLKEILDHIGGTEISDNLPGTKWSKLVINSTFSGLSAACNGTYGDVLDHPVLLRAAIHTMQEVVEVGHAHGITFAPMSTFEPAAYATLDDIDEKLITVPQLMHGSRDLEASMLQDLQKGQPTEIRFINGIVTMYGNTYDIKTPFNSLIQEIVEEAQAAKTVPDFETSVTRFAALLNA; this comes from the coding sequence ATGAAAATCGGAATTTACGGAGCAGGATCCCTTGGAACCATCATGGGAGCTTATTTGAGTCAACAGTATGCGGGTGTCGATTTGATTGATACGAACCGTGCACATATTGAGGCACTGAACACAACAGGGGCACACGTCATTGGTCCGGATTTAACGCAAGCTGTTCATGCAATTCATCCGGATGACATCACAGAGACGTACGATATCATATTATTGCTGACGAAGCAGGTCTACAATGAACCGGTCCTCGCGAAAGTGCGGACGATCTTGAAGGAAGACGGCATTCTCGTCTCCTTGCAAAACGGTGTACCGGAAGAGTTCATTCAACAACAGATTCCAAGCGAACGTATCATTGCGGGATCCGTCGAGTTCGGAGCGACATACGTCGGACCAGGTGAGTCACGCCTGACATCAGATTACGAACATTTCAAGACGTATGCGATGCAAATCGGTGAACTGGACGGGAAGAAGACGGATCGGATCATCCAACTGAAGGAAATCCTTGATCACATCGGTGGGACAGAAATCTCTGATAATCTACCGGGAACGAAATGGTCAAAACTCGTCATCAATAGTACGTTCAGCGGGTTATCCGCTGCGTGTAACGGTACGTACGGCGATGTTCTCGATCATCCTGTCTTGTTACGGGCAGCAATCCATACGATGCAGGAAGTCGTTGAGGTCGGTCACGCTCACGGCATCACATTCGCGCCGATGAGTACGTTTGAGCCGGCAGCTTACGCAACACTAGACGATATCGATGAAAAACTGATCACCGTACCACAATTGATGCACGGGTCGCGTGACTTAGAAGCAAGCATGTTGCAGGACTTACAAAAAGGTCAACCGACCGAAATTCGTTTCATCAATGGGATCGTCACGATGTACGGCAACACGTACGATATCAAAACGCCGTTCAACTCGCTCATTCAAGAAATCGTCGAAGAAGCGCAAGCAGCGAAGACAGTTCCTGATTTTGAAACAAGTGTCACACGCTTTGCCGCATTGTTAAACGCATAA
- a CDS encoding acetoacetate decarboxylase — MKQSDVKNVVATPINAPVFPAVDIFFRNREYLNIIYETDIEALQAVVPEPLEVLSNQIKFEIINMPDSTGLGSYLECGQVIPVRYQGEIGEFYLSMYVNNQPAITSGREVAAFPKKYGSPRLYLDNDVLVGTLDYHSLRVAQATMGYKYVPMAVEEAQSIVGAPQFMLKQHRGYQGELIISELTRSQITDLEIKEAYRGPARLQLFEHVMAPLADFPVRKVVDAQHIIADLRLGGPAKLFDYLKD; from the coding sequence ATGAAACAGAGCGATGTAAAGAACGTCGTCGCGACGCCGATCAATGCGCCGGTTTTTCCGGCAGTCGATATCTTCTTTCGGAATCGGGAATACTTGAACATCATCTATGAGACGGACATCGAAGCGTTACAAGCAGTCGTTCCGGAACCTCTTGAGGTGCTGAGCAATCAAATCAAGTTTGAGATCATCAATATGCCAGATAGCACCGGTCTTGGGAGTTATCTTGAGTGCGGGCAAGTCATTCCGGTTCGGTATCAAGGGGAAATCGGTGAGTTCTACCTATCGATGTATGTCAACAATCAGCCGGCGATCACCTCTGGTCGAGAAGTAGCTGCTTTTCCGAAGAAGTATGGTTCACCCCGATTGTATCTCGACAATGATGTACTCGTTGGAACGCTTGACTATCATTCGCTCCGCGTTGCACAAGCGACAATGGGATATAAATACGTTCCGATGGCAGTCGAAGAGGCACAGTCAATTGTCGGTGCGCCGCAGTTCATGCTCAAACAACATCGCGGTTATCAAGGCGAGTTGATCATCTCTGAACTGACACGCAGTCAAATCACGGATCTTGAGATTAAAGAAGCATACCGTGGACCGGCTCGGCTTCAATTGTTTGAACATGTCATGGCACCACTCGCTGACTTCCCTGTTCGAAAGGTCGTCGATGCTCAGCATATCATCGCTGATCTCCGACTCGGTGGACCTGCGAAACTGTTTGATTATCTAAAGGATTAA
- a CDS encoding GrpB family protein, whose product MRQVIVLPYQSEWESAYTREADRLREVFGARLKQIHHMGSTSVPGLAAKPIIDILPVVDALEGIEQFDARMEAIGYEAKGEFGMPGRRYYRKGGDERTHHIHLYATGDPDIKRHLVFRDYLRKHPEEAAAYGALKEQLATTYPLDIEAYIAGKDAFVKELEQRAIAWGKEYD is encoded by the coding sequence ATGCGACAAGTCATTGTGTTACCGTATCAATCAGAATGGGAGAGTGCATATACACGAGAAGCGGACCGGTTACGAGAGGTGTTTGGAGCACGTCTTAAGCAGATCCATCATATGGGAAGTACATCAGTTCCGGGACTCGCAGCAAAACCGATCATCGATATACTGCCCGTCGTCGATGCGCTCGAGGGGATCGAGCAGTTCGACGCACGGATGGAAGCAATCGGCTACGAGGCGAAGGGTGAATTCGGGATGCCGGGACGTCGCTATTACCGAAAAGGTGGAGACGAACGGACGCATCATATTCATCTCTATGCGACGGGAGATCCTGATATCAAGCGCCATCTCGTCTTCCGGGATTACTTACGCAAACATCCAGAAGAAGCCGCTGCTTACGGGGCATTAAAGGAACAGTTAGCGACAACATATCCGCTTGATATCGAAGCCTATATCGCCGGTAAGGATGCGTTCGTCAAGGAACTCGAACAACGTGCGATCGCTTGGGGGAAAGAGTATGACTGA
- a CDS encoding DinB family protein, producing MTDWEYALIRHVSVGVKTSKVLFKKIEAKDWNTQPIPGKRTVGEVAVHLAVLLEADLMLAEGATAEAMQALYAEPVTCNQLSERIDQAFRVYQEKVTAGFSTRPTYWGVTDSMHGWAIEAVVHLYHHRSQLFDYLNILGYELEISLFE from the coding sequence ATGACTGACTGGGAATATGCCCTTATTCGCCATGTCAGTGTTGGTGTGAAGACGTCGAAAGTCTTGTTTAAGAAGATCGAAGCAAAGGACTGGAACACGCAACCGATCCCCGGGAAGCGGACCGTCGGTGAAGTCGCCGTCCATCTCGCTGTATTGCTTGAAGCCGATTTGATGCTCGCAGAAGGGGCGACGGCTGAAGCGATGCAGGCACTTTATGCGGAACCGGTCACGTGCAATCAGTTATCTGAGCGAATCGATCAAGCGTTTCGGGTCTATCAAGAAAAAGTCACGGCCGGATTTTCGACGCGTCCGACGTACTGGGGAGTTACCGATTCGATGCATGGTTGGGCGATTGAAGCAGTCGTGCATCTCTATCATCATCGATCCCAGTTATTTGATTACTTGAACATCCTTGGGTACGAATTAGAGATCTCGTTATTTGAATGA
- a CDS encoding alpha/beta fold hydrolase — protein MEYIVETSAGRFDTRLTGSGDVTFVLDHGMMSNRHQWGWLRTELLKRGRVFEYSRLGYGLSSRGKNKRLFTHQADELADVLRILRVEGPYVFIGHSLGAYISLASGRLFADETRGIVLLDPSHPDVDAALPNWYERTQEEWNRFLYFLSHIRPIAWMIPDRLGKKMFSVLPEADQLPMWRHFAAPGHWRGTLDEWQSVEENNQMILSLIEDVTQPVLVLSASNWAGGMPESWLNPALTEQINAAHAAFADSLPNGMYHVIADTNHYTIAGFSHEAAERITDLIGLTWDLPIQSQ, from the coding sequence ATGGAATATATCGTCGAAACATCAGCCGGTCGCTTCGATACCCGACTGACAGGAAGCGGGGACGTCACCTTCGTCCTCGATCACGGGATGATGTCGAATCGGCATCAGTGGGGTTGGCTCCGAACTGAATTATTGAAACGGGGGCGGGTCTTTGAATATTCGCGTCTCGGTTATGGGCTGTCGAGTCGTGGCAAAAACAAACGACTCTTTACACATCAAGCGGATGAGTTGGCAGATGTTTTACGGATACTTCGAGTCGAAGGACCGTATGTATTCATCGGTCACTCGCTCGGAGCTTATATCTCGCTTGCAAGTGGACGCCTGTTTGCAGACGAGACACGCGGCATCGTCTTGCTTGATCCGTCGCACCCAGATGTCGATGCGGCATTGCCGAACTGGTACGAACGAACACAAGAAGAGTGGAATCGATTCCTCTATTTTCTTAGTCACATTCGACCGATTGCTTGGATGATCCCTGACCGTTTGGGAAAAAAGATGTTCAGTGTCTTACCGGAAGCCGACCAATTACCGATGTGGCGACATTTTGCGGCACCTGGGCATTGGCGGGGAACGCTCGATGAATGGCAATCGGTAGAGGAGAACAATCAGATGATTCTTTCGTTGATCGAAGACGTGACGCAGCCGGTCCTCGTCCTGTCCGCTTCGAACTGGGCGGGTGGTATGCCAGAAAGTTGGTTGAACCCGGCATTGACCGAACAAATCAATGCGGCTCACGCTGCGTTCGCCGACAGTTTACCGAACGGAATGTATCATGTGATTGCAGATACGAATCATTACACGATCGCCGGATTTTCTCACGAGGCAGCGGAGCGGATCACGGATTTGATTGGCTTGACATGGGATTTACCGATTCAAAGTCAGTAG